The following are encoded in a window of Balaenoptera ricei isolate mBalRic1 chromosome 1, mBalRic1.hap2, whole genome shotgun sequence genomic DNA:
- the LINGO4 gene encoding leucine-rich repeat and immunoglobulin-like domain-containing nogo receptor-interacting protein 4 — MGSSISLSPLRRPREVQGSHHLKPLSKKGHVIVYSRIEEGMAAATTPKQAWPPWPPIFFLLLLSGGGSGGCPVVCDCTSQPRAVLCAQRRLEAVPGGLPLDTELLDLSGNRLWGLQRGMLSRLGLLRELDLSYNQLSTLEPGAFHGLQGLLTLRLQGNRLRIMGPGVFSGLSALTLLDIRLNQIVLFLDGAFGELGSLQQLEAGDNHLVFVAPGAFAGLAKLSTLTLERCNLSTVPGPALARLPALGALRLRELDIGRLPGGALRGLGWLKELEIHHWPSLEALEPGSLTGLNLSSLAITRCNLSSVPFQALHHLSFLRVLDLSQNPISAIPARGLSPLVRLQELRLSGACLTSIAAHAFHGLTAFHLLDVADNALQTLEETAFPSPDKLVTLRLSGNPLTCDCRLVWLLRLRRRLDFGTSPPACAGPQHVQGKSLREFLDILPPGHFTCQPALIRKSGPRWVIAEEGGHAVFSCSGDGDPAPIVSWMRPQGAWLGRAGRVRVLEDGTLEIRSVQLRDRGAYVCVVSNVAGNDSLRTWLEVIQVEPPNSTLSDPNITMPGIPGPFLLDSRGIAMVLAVGFLPFLTSVTLCFGLIALWSKGKGRVKHHMAFDFVAPRTSGDKNSGGNRVTAKLF, encoded by the coding sequence ATGGGTAGCTCAATATCTCTCTCTCCTCTAAGGAGGcccagggaagtccagggttCCCATCACCTGAAGCCACTTTCCAAAAAGGGCCACGTCATCGTCTATTCCAGGATTGAAGAAGGGATGGCTGCGGCCACTACTCCAAAGCAAGCCTGGCCCCCGTGGCCCCCCATCTTTTTCCTGCTCCTCCTGTCTGGGGGGGGCAGCGGCGGCTGCCCTGTTGTGTGTGACTGCACCTCCCAACCCCGGGCAGTGCTCTGTGCCCAGCGGCGGCTGGAGGCTGTACCAGGGGGACTCCCGCTGGACACCGAGCTCCTGGACCTGAGTGGGAACCGCCTATGGGGGCTTCAGCGGGGAATGCTCTCCCGCCTGGGCCTGCTCCGGGAACTGGACCTCAGCTACAACCAGCTGTCCACCCTCGAGCCAGGGGCCTTCCATGGTCTGCAGGGCCTGCTCACCCTGAGGCTGCAGGGCAACCGTCTGCGAATCATGGGCCCCGGGGTCTTCTCAGGCCTGTCTGCCCTCACGCTGCTGGACATCCGCCTCAACCAGATTGTCCTCTTCCTCGATGGAGCTTTCGGGGAGCTAGGCAGCCTCCAGCAGCTTGAGGCTGGGGACAACCACCTGGTGTTTGTGGCTCCGGGAGCCTTTGCTGGACTGGCCAAGCTGAGCACCCTCACCCTGGAGCGCTGCAACCTCAGCACCGTGCCTGGCCCGGCCCTGGCCCGCCTCCCAGCGCTAGGGGCCCTAAGGCTCCGAGAATTAGATATTGGGAGGCTGCCGGGAGGGGCGCTGCGAGGGCTGGGGTGGCTAAAGGAGCTGGAGATCCATCACTGGCCATCTCTGGAGGCTCTGGAGCCTGGGAGCCTGACTGGGCTCAATCTCAGCAGCTTGGCCATCACCCGCTGCAACCTGAGCTCGGTGCCCTTCCAGGCGCTGCACCACCTGAGCTTCCTCAGGGTCCTGGATCTGTCTCAGAACCCCATCTCTGCCATCCCGGCCCGGGGGCTCAGCCCCCTGGTGCGGCTCCAGGAGCTCCGACTGTCAGGGGCGTGCCTCACCTCCATCGCGGCCCACGCCTTCCATGGCTTGACTGCCTTCCACCTCCTAGACGTGGCGGATAACGCCCTTCAGACACTGGAGGAAACGGCCTTCCCTTCTCCAGACAAATTGGTCACCCTGAGGCTGTCTGGTAACCCCCTGACCTGTGACTGCCGCCTCGTCTGGCTGCTCCGGCTCCGCCGCCGCCTGGACTTTGGCACGTCCCCCCCTGCCTGTGCCGGCCCCCAGCACGTCCAGGGGAAGAGTCTGAGGGAGTTTTTAGATATCCTACCTCCAGGGCACTTCACTTGCCAACCAGCCCTGATCCGAAAGTCCGGGCCACGATGGGTCATTGCAGAGGAGGGGGGGCATGCCGTTTTCTCCTGCTCTGGAGATGGAGACCCAGCCCCCATCGTCTCCTGGATGAGGCCTCAGGGGGCTTGGCTGGGAAGGGCCGGGAGAGTAAGGGTCCTGGAGGATGGGACGCTGGAGATCCGCTCCGTGCAGCTACGGGATAGAGGGGCCTATGTCTGTGTGGTCAGCAATGTAGCTGGGAATGACTCCCTGAGGACCTGGCTGGAAGTAATCCAAGTTGAACCACCAAATAGCACTCTCTCTGACCCCAACATCACCATGCCAGGGATCCCAGGGCCTTTCTTGCTGGATAGCAGAGGCATAGCTATGGTGCTGGCAGTCGgctttctccccttcctcacctCAGTAACACTGTGCTTTGGCCTCATTGCCCTCTGGAGCAAAGGCAAAGGCCGGGTCAAACATCACATGGCCTTTGACTTTGTGGCACCCCGAACCTCTGGGGATAAGAACTCTGGGGGTAACCGGGTCACTGCCAAGCTCTTCTGA